The DNA window GGATCGAAACTGGGAATCCGTGAAGATGATCTGGAATTGTATGGAAAAAATAAAGCCAAAATTCCTTTATCTTACATCGATGAGAAGAAAGTTGAAAAAAGCAGTTTGATTCTTGTCTCTGCCATTTCCCCGACTCCGGCCGGTGAGGGAAAAACCACCATGTCGATCGGTCTGTCACAGGGTTTGAATAAGATCGGTGTTAATTCCACGGTGGTACTGAGAGAACCTTCCCTGGGTCCGGTATTCGGAATAAAGGGTGGCGCTACTGGTGGAGGCTATTCACAGGTGCTGCCCATGGAAGACATCAATCTTCATTTTACCGGGGATTTTGCAGCTATAGAAAAAGCCCATAATTTACTGGCAGCGCTGGTTGATAACAGCCTGCAGCACCGAAACTCCGCCCTCGACCCCAGAACTGTACTTTGGAGGCGGGTTATGGATATGAACGACCGGGCGTTAAGGAAAACCCTTGTCGGACTGGGAGGAAGAACCTATGGAGTACCCCGGGAGACGGGTTTCGATATTACCGCCGCATCCGAGCTGATGGCCATACTTTGTTTGGCAGAAGATTTTCAAGGCCTTAAGGAGAAATTGGGGAACATTTTTATCGGATATACCTATGATCGCAAGCCGGTATTTGCCAGAGACCTGAATGCACACGGAGCAATGGCTGCCTTGTTAAGGGATGCGATCAAGCCCAACCTGGTTCAGACCATGGAAGGCACCCCTGCCATTATTCACGGCGGACCTTTTGCCAATATTGCACAGGGCACCAATTCGGTTATTGCCACCAAAACCGGTATGTCAATGTCGGACTATGTGGTTACCGAGGCAGGTTTTGGATTTGATCTTGGAGCGGAGAAGTTTTTTGACATCAAATGTGGATATTCCGGATTGTCTCCCAAGGCAGTGGTTCTCGTTGCTACGGCAAGAGCGTTGAAATACCACGGAGGTGCACCTCTTGATAAGGTGAACGAACCCAACATGGAGGCGCTAAAATCAGGAATAGAAAATCTGGAGAAACATATAGAGAATATCCAGACGTTCAATATTTGTGCTGTAGTGGCTGTCAATCGGTTTGTATCCGATACGGAAGAAGAGCTTGAGTACATTAAGAATTATGCCGAAGAAAAAGGAATAGATGCTGTTATAACCGATGTTTGGGGAGAAGGAGGCAAAGGAGCAACCGATCTGGCCAAAAAAGTGAAGTTTGTAGCCGATAACTGTAAAAACAAATACAACCCCATGTACGACTGGGAATGGGATATTCCCAAGAAGATTGAGACGGTGGCCAAAAAAGTTTACGGGGCCGCTGCAATTGATTATACGGCAACAGCCAAGGCAGACCTGAAAAAGATCAGGGATCTGGGAATGGAAAACATTCCCGTTTGTATTGCCAAGACTCAGAAATCGCTCTCCGATAACCCGAAATTGCTGGGTAAGCCCAAAGACTTTGTGGTAACAGTCAGAGAGATTGAACTTTCTGCCGGTGCGGGATTTGTGGTACCCATTACAGGTAAAATTATGCGTATGCCTGGCCTCCCATCCAAACCCGCTGCTGAAGATATTGATGTGGATAATGAAGGAAATATCAGTGGGTTATTCTAAGAAAACCCGGTGATTTCAAATCCTGGTAGCACAAAATTCTTGAGTAGGGAGACAAGATGAGGCTGTCTAAAAAGTAAATGTAACTTTAGCTTATTGGACAGCCTCATTTTATTGAGATGAAAGGGCCGGTTTAAGAAAAAAGT is part of the Bacteroidales bacterium genome and encodes:
- a CDS encoding formate--tetrahydrofolate ligase, with the translated sequence MKDIEIASKVKMKPIQEIGSKLGIREDDLELYGKNKAKIPLSYIDEKKVEKSSLILVSAISPTPAGEGKTTMSIGLSQGLNKIGVNSTVVLREPSLGPVFGIKGGATGGGYSQVLPMEDINLHFTGDFAAIEKAHNLLAALVDNSLQHRNSALDPRTVLWRRVMDMNDRALRKTLVGLGGRTYGVPRETGFDITAASELMAILCLAEDFQGLKEKLGNIFIGYTYDRKPVFARDLNAHGAMAALLRDAIKPNLVQTMEGTPAIIHGGPFANIAQGTNSVIATKTGMSMSDYVVTEAGFGFDLGAEKFFDIKCGYSGLSPKAVVLVATARALKYHGGAPLDKVNEPNMEALKSGIENLEKHIENIQTFNICAVVAVNRFVSDTEEELEYIKNYAEEKGIDAVITDVWGEGGKGATDLAKKVKFVADNCKNKYNPMYDWEWDIPKKIETVAKKVYGAAAIDYTATAKADLKKIRDLGMENIPVCIAKTQKSLSDNPKLLGKPKDFVVTVREIELSAGAGFVVPITGKIMRMPGLPSKPAAEDIDVDNEGNISGLF